Proteins from one Bacillota bacterium genomic window:
- the nth gene encoding endonuclease III, producing the protein MRLNQSNLDLLASALEGMYGSAEAESRTLDQDRAVLDEVEGDPLDILLATVLSQATSDRNSARTYRALKERFSGWEEVMKAPVSQVEEAIREGGLSGQKAGRIKEMLQAIFKDRGWLSLDFLKDWDTREVFGYLTSFKGVGAKTAACVLLFGLGRPSFPVDTHVFRVMRRLGMAKGSKTPGGLQAAVEGIIPRGMEYDLHINLIRHGRRTCGSRNPRCGDCALRPRCEYGKKKAP; encoded by the coding sequence TTGCGCCTTAACCAGTCAAACCTGGACCTTCTCGCCAGCGCCCTCGAGGGCATGTACGGGAGCGCCGAGGCCGAAAGCAGAACACTGGACCAGGACAGGGCAGTCCTGGACGAGGTTGAAGGGGATCCCCTGGACATCCTCCTGGCCACCGTTCTATCCCAGGCCACCTCGGACAGGAACAGCGCCCGCACCTACCGGGCCCTCAAGGAGAGGTTTTCCGGCTGGGAGGAGGTAATGAAGGCCCCTGTGTCCCAGGTGGAGGAGGCCATTAGAGAAGGGGGGCTTTCCGGGCAGAAGGCCGGGCGCATAAAGGAAATGCTCCAGGCCATCTTCAAGGACAGGGGCTGGCTGAGCCTGGACTTCCTAAAGGACTGGGATACCCGGGAGGTCTTCGGGTACCTGACCTCCTTCAAGGGTGTTGGGGCCAAGACCGCCGCCTGCGTTCTCCTGTTCGGGTTAGGCCGCCCCTCGTTCCCAGTGGACACTCACGTGTTCCGGGTTATGCGGCGGCTGGGGATGGCCAAGGGCTCTAAGACCCCGGGCGGGCTACAGGCGGCGGTGGAAGGGATCATACCCAGGGGCATGGAGTACGACCTCCATATCAACCTGATACGCCACGGGAGGAGGACCTGCGGGTCCAGGAACCCTCGCTGCGGGGATTGCGCCCTAAGACCCCGCTGCGAGTACGGAAAGAAAAAAGCTCCCTGA
- the murD gene encoding UDP-N-acetylmuramoyl-L-alanine--D-glutamate ligase, whose amino-acid sequence MKWQGRRVAVVGLGVSNMALSRFLLGKGAVLTVLDKKETSELEGSIRALGSGVSYHLGPGYLDGLEGHETIFLTPGMPKDLPEIEEARSRGVWISSETQLFLSLCRATVIGITGSAGKTTTTTLTAEILKRWGAEVLVGGNIGRPLIEQAETLSPEAFAVMELSSFQLELVDRSPQVSALLNLSPDHLNIHGSLERYYDAKRNIFRYQKPQDHAVFNADREITMSMAREAPGQAVLFSARSPVEMGAYVQDGLIYLNLKEPQVVCGAGELMIKGWHNLENALAALAVSGLAGAPPEAAGGVFREFPGVEHRIELVRDAGGVKYYNDSIATAPDRCLAALGTLEPPLVLIAGGYDKGMPFDNLALAMMGRVRVLITLGKAACKIEQAVGQAAQGREDGPEVIRCRDLSDAVEVARRVARPGESVILSPACASYDMFRDFEERGRFFKALVMEIEE is encoded by the coding sequence ATGAAGTGGCAGGGACGCCGCGTTGCCGTGGTGGGACTGGGGGTCTCCAACATGGCCCTCTCCAGGTTCCTCCTAGGGAAAGGGGCCGTTCTCACGGTCCTGGACAAGAAGGAAACCTCGGAACTTGAGGGTTCCATCCGGGCCCTGGGGTCCGGGGTCTCCTACCACCTTGGCCCTGGCTACCTGGATGGGCTGGAGGGTCACGAGACCATCTTCCTGACCCCTGGGATGCCTAAGGACCTGCCCGAGATAGAGGAGGCCAGGAGCCGGGGGGTATGGATCTCCTCTGAGACCCAGCTCTTCCTCAGCCTCTGCCGGGCAACGGTCATAGGTATCACGGGAAGCGCCGGCAAGACTACCACCACCACCCTGACTGCCGAGATCCTCAAGCGCTGGGGGGCCGAGGTCCTGGTGGGAGGGAACATAGGAAGGCCCCTCATCGAGCAGGCAGAGACGCTGTCCCCTGAGGCCTTTGCTGTAATGGAACTCTCTAGTTTCCAGCTGGAGCTGGTAGACAGGAGCCCCCAGGTATCCGCGTTGCTTAACCTCAGCCCTGACCACCTTAACATCCATGGCAGCCTGGAGCGCTACTACGACGCCAAGCGCAACATCTTCCGCTACCAGAAACCCCAGGACCATGCGGTGTTCAACGCCGACCGGGAAATCACCATGTCCATGGCAAGGGAAGCCCCGGGCCAGGCAGTGCTGTTCAGCGCCCGCTCCCCTGTGGAGATGGGGGCCTACGTCCAGGACGGCCTCATCTACCTGAATCTCAAGGAGCCCCAGGTGGTATGCGGGGCTGGGGAACTGATGATCAAGGGCTGGCACAACCTGGAGAACGCCCTGGCGGCCCTTGCCGTATCCGGGCTGGCAGGGGCGCCCCCGGAGGCAGCTGGCGGGGTGTTCCGCGAGTTTCCCGGCGTGGAACACAGGATCGAGCTGGTGAGGGATGCTGGCGGTGTCAAGTACTACAATGACTCCATAGCCACGGCGCCGGACCGGTGTCTTGCCGCCCTGGGCACCCTGGAGCCGCCCCTGGTGCTCATCGCGGGGGGGTATGACAAGGGCATGCCCTTTGACAACCTAGCCCTGGCAATGATGGGGCGCGTGAGGGTGCTTATAACCCTGGGGAAGGCCGCCTGCAAGATAGAGCAGGCGGTGGGCCAGGCCGCCCAGGGCCGTGAGGATGGTCCCGAGGTCATAAGGTGCCGGGACCTCTCCGACGCGGTGGAAGTGGCCAGGAGGGTGGCTCGGCCGGGCGAGAGCGTGATCCTGTCCCCGGCCTGCGCCAGCTACGACATGTTCAGGGACTTCGAGGAGCGGGGCCGGTTCTTCAAGGCCCTGGTCATGGAGATAGAGGAGTGA
- a CDS encoding FxsA family protein: MFWRILLLFTLVPLAEVAVMIEVGRRIGTSSTVALILLTAVLGAYLARSEGFGVLRRISEDLENHRVPARGLMDGALVLVGGLLLLTPGFITDTMGLLLLLQPTRAWIRGYAGRWLLSRVTGPTVWIVRPRKRE, from the coding sequence TTGTTCTGGAGAATCCTGCTTCTTTTCACCCTGGTGCCGCTGGCGGAGGTCGCCGTCATGATAGAGGTGGGCCGGCGCATCGGTACGAGTTCCACAGTGGCCCTGATCCTCCTCACTGCAGTCCTGGGTGCCTACCTTGCCCGGTCGGAGGGTTTCGGGGTGCTCCGCCGCATTTCCGAGGACCTGGAGAACCACCGTGTGCCTGCCCGGGGGCTAATGGACGGCGCACTCGTGCTGGTGGGCGGTCTCTTGCTCTTGACCCCTGGCTTCATCACGGATACCATGGGGCTCCTCCTGCTCCTTCAGCCCACTCGCGCATGGATAAGGGGTTATGCCGGGCGGTGGCTGCTCTCCCGGGTCACAGGTCCCACAGTGTGGATAGTAAGGCCGAGGAAGAGAGAGTGA
- a CDS encoding DNA polymerase III subunit alpha gives MGSFVHLHVHTEYSLLDGAGRLEALVKRAVDLDMPALAITDHGNMYGCVDFYRLCRQHGIKPVIGCEVYVAPRGRKDREPRLDDDPYHLVLLASDQEGYLNLMKLVSLGSLEGFYYKPRVDRELLAKHSRGLIALTACLAGEVPRRLTSGYDAAKRAAQELREVFGRDNLYLELQDNGMAAQKRVNEGLITLGQDLGIPLVVTNDVHYVRREDAKAQDVLLCIQTNKAITDPGRLRFATSEFYMKSAQEMEELFGDYPHALANTMAVAERCQLAMEFGKILLPRYDIPQGHDAASYLRHLCQERLTLRYPSGGDEVTQRLQYELGIINRMGYAGYFLIVWDFIEYARKRGIPVGPGRGSAAGSLVAYLLGITDIDPLRYGLLFERFLNPDRITMPDMDIDFCFERRGEVIDYVVRRYGEDCVAQIITFGTMAARAAIRDVGRALGMTYADVDRVAKMVPYQVGMTLDKAMDQVQELRSLYLSDEKVRELVDLARALEGLPRHTSVHAAGVVISPDPLSEHVPLQRMPEGAIVTQFPMEVLERMGLLKMDFLGLRTLTVIDGAARGVSGETRQVLDIDSLPLDDEKTYAMLQRGEALGVFQLESRWVRDLLREMRPECFEDLVAAVALCRPGPMEHIPQYVENKRKTPSYLHPRLEPILRDTHGIMIYQEQIMQVAAAMAGFTLSQADLLRRAVSKKKKEMLDQQKEAFVDGCLRNGVNEKSGGEIYELIMKFANYGFNRSHAAAYALVAYRTAYLKANHPVHFMAALLTSVGGSSDKVALYVAECRRMGIQVLPPDINESDEVFTVVNHQGTKAIRFGLAAVKNVGKGAIQCVLEARKDGPFLSLTDLCERVDLRSVNKRVLESLARAGALGGMGRRSQILAGMDRALELGQDLQRQRSSGQLSFFDLDAGSFGKPAGELPDLEELPRAELLRMEKEILGLYVSGHPLLDRQEDVERIATATTAELPDLPDNSEVSLAGIVTQCKRITSKNGEPMAFVSLEDLVGSIEVVVFPKVYARCRECLEGEAAVAVKGRLDVQEEDVKVLADEVWVLGEEPAGEPENGENGEIGDVFIKLKGGSRESLARRLGQLKEVLAAHPGACPVYMRVEGDQRAVRVPQEYWVAPGAQLVSDVESLLGRGSIALSGSPPPGLKRSMAAKGRKSTPERD, from the coding sequence TTGGGATCCTTCGTGCACCTGCACGTGCATACCGAGTACAGCCTTCTTGACGGGGCAGGGCGCCTGGAGGCCCTGGTCAAGCGGGCGGTTGACCTGGACATGCCCGCCCTGGCCATAACGGACCACGGGAACATGTACGGCTGCGTGGACTTCTACAGGCTCTGCCGCCAGCACGGCATAAAGCCCGTTATTGGCTGCGAGGTCTACGTTGCCCCAAGGGGCCGGAAGGACCGGGAGCCCAGGCTTGATGACGACCCCTACCACTTGGTGCTCCTGGCCAGTGACCAGGAGGGCTACCTTAACCTCATGAAGCTTGTGTCCCTGGGCTCCCTGGAGGGCTTCTACTACAAGCCAAGGGTGGACCGGGAGCTCCTGGCCAAGCACTCCAGGGGCCTCATAGCCCTCACTGCCTGCCTGGCCGGGGAGGTGCCCCGCAGGCTCACCTCCGGGTACGATGCCGCCAAGAGGGCCGCTCAGGAGCTCCGGGAGGTCTTCGGGCGGGACAACCTCTACCTGGAACTCCAGGACAACGGCATGGCCGCGCAAAAGAGGGTCAACGAGGGGCTCATCACCCTGGGCCAGGACCTGGGGATCCCCCTGGTGGTCACCAACGACGTGCACTACGTGCGGAGGGAGGACGCCAAGGCTCAGGATGTGCTCCTTTGCATCCAGACCAACAAGGCCATCACTGACCCTGGACGGCTGCGCTTTGCCACAAGCGAGTTCTACATGAAGTCCGCCCAGGAGATGGAGGAGCTCTTCGGCGACTACCCTCATGCCCTGGCCAACACCATGGCCGTGGCCGAACGCTGCCAGCTGGCCATGGAGTTCGGCAAGATCCTCCTTCCCCGTTACGACATACCCCAGGGCCATGACGCGGCATCCTACCTCAGGCACCTGTGCCAGGAGCGACTTACCCTGCGCTACCCCTCAGGGGGTGACGAGGTCACTCAGAGGCTACAGTACGAGCTGGGCATCATCAACCGCATGGGCTATGCCGGCTACTTCCTTATTGTGTGGGACTTCATCGAGTACGCCAGGAAGAGGGGTATTCCGGTTGGGCCGGGACGGGGATCCGCCGCCGGAAGCCTGGTTGCCTACCTCCTGGGGATCACGGACATTGACCCCCTGCGCTACGGGTTGCTCTTCGAGCGGTTCCTGAATCCCGACCGCATCACCATGCCTGACATGGACATTGACTTCTGCTTCGAGCGCAGGGGCGAGGTCATTGACTACGTTGTCAGGCGCTACGGTGAGGATTGCGTGGCGCAGATCATCACCTTCGGCACCATGGCGGCCAGGGCCGCCATAAGGGATGTGGGCAGGGCACTGGGCATGACCTACGCCGATGTGGACAGGGTGGCGAAGATGGTACCCTACCAGGTGGGAATGACCCTGGACAAGGCCATGGACCAGGTGCAGGAGCTCCGTTCCCTCTACCTGTCAGATGAGAAGGTAAGGGAGCTGGTGGACCTCGCCAGGGCCCTGGAGGGCCTTCCCAGGCACACATCGGTCCACGCCGCAGGGGTCGTGATCTCACCGGACCCTCTTTCAGAGCACGTTCCCCTGCAGAGGATGCCCGAGGGGGCAATAGTCACCCAGTTTCCCATGGAGGTCCTGGAACGCATGGGCCTCCTGAAGATGGACTTCCTGGGCCTGAGGACCCTCACTGTCATCGATGGCGCTGCCCGGGGCGTGTCCGGGGAGACCAGGCAGGTCCTTGATATTGACTCCCTTCCCCTGGATGACGAGAAGACCTACGCCATGCTCCAGCGGGGAGAGGCCCTGGGTGTGTTCCAGCTGGAGTCCCGGTGGGTCAGGGACCTTCTCAGGGAAATGAGGCCGGAGTGTTTCGAGGACCTGGTAGCCGCGGTTGCCCTCTGCAGGCCCGGTCCCATGGAGCACATACCCCAGTACGTTGAGAACAAGCGGAAGACCCCCAGCTACCTTCACCCCAGGCTCGAGCCCATCCTTAGGGACACCCATGGCATCATGATCTACCAGGAGCAGATCATGCAGGTGGCTGCCGCCATGGCTGGTTTCACCCTGAGCCAAGCGGACCTCCTGAGGCGGGCGGTGTCCAAGAAGAAGAAGGAGATGCTGGACCAGCAGAAGGAGGCCTTTGTGGATGGCTGCCTGCGGAACGGGGTAAACGAGAAGTCCGGGGGCGAGATATACGAGCTCATCATGAAGTTTGCCAATTACGGTTTCAACCGCTCCCACGCAGCTGCCTACGCCCTGGTAGCTTACAGGACTGCCTACCTCAAGGCCAACCACCCGGTCCACTTCATGGCCGCGCTCCTCACCAGCGTGGGGGGATCCAGCGACAAGGTGGCCCTCTACGTGGCCGAGTGCCGCCGCATGGGTATCCAGGTGCTGCCCCCTGACATCAATGAGAGCGACGAGGTGTTCACCGTTGTGAACCACCAGGGCACGAAGGCCATCAGGTTCGGGCTGGCCGCGGTGAAGAACGTAGGGAAAGGAGCCATCCAGTGCGTGCTGGAGGCCCGCAAGGATGGCCCCTTCCTCTCCCTCACAGACCTGTGCGAGCGAGTGGACTTGAGGTCTGTCAACAAGAGAGTCCTGGAGAGCCTGGCCAGGGCCGGAGCCCTGGGTGGCATGGGGAGGCGATCCCAGATCCTGGCTGGCATGGACAGGGCCCTGGAACTTGGGCAGGACCTGCAGAGGCAGCGCTCTTCGGGGCAACTCAGTTTCTTCGACCTGGATGCCGGGTCCTTCGGGAAGCCCGCCGGTGAACTTCCTGACCTGGAGGAACTCCCCCGGGCGGAGCTCCTGCGCATGGAGAAGGAGATCCTGGGTCTCTACGTCAGCGGCCACCCCCTCCTGGACCGCCAGGAGGATGTGGAGAGGATCGCCACCGCGACAACGGCGGAGCTCCCGGACCTACCCGACAATAGTGAGGTCAGCCTAGCGGGCATCGTGACCCAGTGTAAGAGGATCACATCCAAGAACGGGGAACCCATGGCCTTCGTGAGCCTGGAAGACTTGGTGGGTTCCATCGAGGTTGTGGTGTTCCCCAAGGTGTACGCGCGCTGCCGGGAGTGCCTGGAGGGCGAGGCGGCGGTGGCCGTCAAGGGCAGGCTGGATGTCCAGGAGGAGGATGTGAAGGTCCTGGCGGACGAGGTGTGGGTCCTGGGGGAGGAGCCTGCAGGCGAGCCGGAGAACGGGGAAAACGGGGAGATAGGCGATGTTTTCATAAAACTGAAGGGCGGGTCCAGGGAGTCCCTGGCAAGGCGGCTGGGCCAGCTCAAGGAGGTCCTGGCGGCACACCCCGGGGCCTGCCCGGTGTACATGAGGGTGGAGGGAGACCAGCGAGCGGTTCGCGTTCCCCAAGAGTACTGGGTGGCCCCGGGGGCCCAGCTTGTATCCGATGTCGAGTCGCTCTTGGGGCGGGGTTCCATAGCGCTCTCAGGATCACCGCCCCCGGGCCTGAAGAGGAGTATGGCGGCGAAGGGGCGAAAGAGTACTCCCGAGCGAGACTAG
- a CDS encoding sigma 54-interacting transcriptional regulator: MGILESIGPSVQQVAEAISAALGVETEIVDDELTIVAGTGKYQREIGTKEEGGRREADFMYARVLRTGEPCVVEDPASDPTYDPTSLVGETDEVGEICCPIKMGERVIGVVGLVAFDPEQRGALLGRKQRLLDFLEKMAFLLASKARETMVMEELTIFSNRLRTIIETIHEGVIAIDHEGIITHCNPKAEVLVERPRKDLVGTHIAHLWPASPILDVLRTGQGYTEREEIHHSGANRRHLVVTSNPIVVGGRVVGAVASFRGIAEVRKLVYNISSRSETSSFDDIQGESEAIRSLKAQARQISRGNSTVLVTGESGTGKELLARAIHCSSPRAAGPFITVNCGAIPESLLESELFGYEGGAFTGARKEGKPGKFELADGGTIFLDEIGDLPLHLQAKLLHVLHLRTVDRVGGTRAIPVDVRVIAATNRDLDAMIGEGEFRSDLYFRLNVIPLAVPPLRERPEDIPVLLNHCLSRHTTLLGKRITGFHPQVMAAFTAYDWPGNVRELENAVEYAVNMETGSVVTLERVPQRIRKATLRGKEDSGSLKSRLQRHEREILEELLARFGQGREGKEKVARTLGISRATLYRKMVELGISSPL; the protein is encoded by the coding sequence GTGGGGATTCTCGAATCCATCGGTCCCAGCGTCCAGCAGGTCGCCGAGGCCATCTCCGCCGCGCTGGGCGTGGAGACGGAGATAGTTGATGACGAGCTCACGATAGTGGCGGGGACCGGGAAATACCAGAGGGAGATCGGCACCAAGGAAGAGGGGGGCCGGCGGGAAGCGGACTTCATGTACGCTAGGGTACTCCGCACCGGTGAGCCCTGCGTTGTTGAGGATCCCGCCTCAGACCCAACCTATGACCCCACCTCACTGGTTGGGGAGACCGATGAGGTGGGGGAGATCTGCTGTCCCATCAAGATGGGGGAGCGTGTGATTGGCGTGGTGGGCCTGGTGGCCTTTGACCCAGAGCAACGGGGGGCCCTCCTGGGCAGGAAGCAGCGGCTCCTGGACTTCCTGGAGAAGATGGCTTTCCTCCTGGCGAGCAAGGCCCGGGAGACAATGGTCATGGAGGAACTCACCATATTCTCCAACCGTCTCAGGACCATCATCGAGACCATCCACGAGGGCGTCATCGCCATCGACCATGAGGGCATCATAACCCACTGCAATCCTAAGGCTGAGGTTTTGGTGGAGAGACCCCGGAAGGACCTGGTAGGGACGCACATTGCCCATCTCTGGCCGGCCTCGCCAATCCTGGATGTGCTCCGGACCGGCCAGGGCTACACCGAGCGGGAGGAGATCCACCATTCCGGGGCCAACCGGCGGCACCTGGTGGTCACCTCAAACCCCATCGTGGTGGGTGGCCGGGTAGTGGGGGCAGTGGCGTCATTCAGGGGCATCGCCGAGGTCAGGAAACTTGTGTACAACATATCCTCCCGGTCTGAGACATCCTCCTTCGATGACATCCAGGGGGAGAGCGAGGCAATTAGGAGCCTGAAGGCCCAGGCAAGGCAGATCAGCCGGGGCAACTCCACTGTCCTGGTAACCGGGGAGAGCGGCACGGGCAAGGAGCTCTTAGCCAGGGCCATTCATTGCTCCAGCCCCAGGGCGGCGGGCCCCTTTATAACCGTGAACTGCGGGGCGATACCCGAATCCCTCCTGGAATCCGAGCTCTTCGGCTACGAGGGAGGGGCCTTCACCGGGGCCAGGAAGGAGGGGAAGCCCGGCAAGTTCGAGCTGGCGGACGGCGGCACTATCTTCCTTGATGAGATTGGTGACCTCCCCTTGCACCTCCAGGCCAAGCTCCTTCACGTCCTCCATCTGAGGACCGTTGACAGGGTGGGCGGCACCCGGGCCATCCCCGTGGATGTGCGGGTGATAGCCGCCACCAACCGGGACCTGGACGCCATGATAGGGGAGGGGGAGTTCCGCTCGGACCTCTACTTCCGCCTCAACGTGATACCCCTGGCAGTGCCGCCTCTCAGGGAGCGCCCCGAGGACATACCGGTTCTCCTGAACCACTGCCTTTCCCGGCACACCACGCTCCTGGGAAAGCGGATCACCGGGTTTCACCCACAGGTCATGGCTGCCTTCACCGCGTATGACTGGCCGGGCAACGTCCGGGAGCTGGAGAATGCGGTGGAGTACGCTGTCAACATGGAGACGGGCTCCGTGGTGACCCTGGAGAGGGTGCCCCAGCGGATACGCAAGGCCACGCTCCGGGGGAAAGAGGACTCGGGCTCCCTCAAGAGCAGGCTGCAAAGGCACGAGAGAGAGATCCTGGAGGAACTCCTGGCCAGGTTCGGCCAGGGCCGGGAGGGGAAGGAGAAGGTGGCCAGGACCCTGGGCATCAGCAGGGCCACCCTCTACAGGAAAATGGTGGAACTAGGCATCTCTTCTCCATTGTAA
- the pyk gene encoding pyruvate kinase translates to MRRTKIVCTLGPSTRDRDTILRLIESGMDVARINLSHGSRPEHRSLLDGLREAARTSGGQVAVLLDGQGPEVRLGRFASGPVCLEEGALFVLAFREGLGDSGIAYVNSPGLAREIGPGQRILVDDGNVVLLAEGIQGDEVHCRVIGGGWVSAGKKVSMPGVSLPVPYISSQDASDIQFAAQEGADFFAASFVRNSGDVISVKRVLEQSGGTADVIAKIETRQALEDLDNILKVADGLMVARGDLGVELEPEEVPLAQKEIIARCNARGKPVITATQMLESMVAKTRPTRAEASDVANAILDGTDAVMLSAETAVGEHPVEACAMMARIAARAESALRHEDILHYLRRETRLASVTEAISYATCAMAADLGAKAIITATTSGHTARMVAKYRPVAPVVGATPDETVLRKLLLVWGVKPLQVGRVAGTDQMIQDAIGAALKAKTINQGDLVVLSAGIPVGVPGTTNMIKVHTVGDVLLRGTGIGLSSASGMARLAKRVEDACALVPGEVLVATGTDREYTPYMEKASAIITEEAGLTSHAAIVGLSLGIPVVVGARGAMSLLHDGMEVTVDASAGLVYRGKATVL, encoded by the coding sequence ATGCGTCGCACAAAGATCGTCTGCACCCTGGGCCCGTCCACCCGGGACAGGGACACGATTCTCAGGCTCATAGAATCCGGTATGGACGTGGCCAGGATCAATCTCTCCCACGGGTCCCGCCCTGAGCACCGGTCACTCTTGGACGGCCTCAGGGAGGCAGCCAGGACTTCCGGTGGCCAGGTTGCAGTTCTCCTGGACGGTCAAGGCCCAGAGGTTCGCCTTGGCCGGTTCGCCAGTGGCCCTGTGTGCCTGGAGGAGGGCGCCCTCTTCGTGCTGGCCTTCAGGGAGGGTTTGGGGGACAGCGGCATAGCCTACGTGAACTCCCCGGGACTCGCCCGGGAGATAGGTCCGGGCCAGCGGATCCTTGTGGATGACGGCAATGTCGTGCTCCTGGCCGAGGGGATCCAGGGGGATGAGGTGCATTGCCGTGTCATAGGGGGAGGCTGGGTTTCCGCTGGTAAGAAGGTCAGCATGCCAGGGGTGTCCCTGCCGGTACCCTACATATCAAGCCAAGATGCCAGTGACATCCAGTTCGCGGCCCAGGAGGGCGCGGACTTCTTTGCGGCCTCCTTCGTCAGGAATTCGGGCGACGTGATCTCGGTCAAGCGTGTCCTGGAGCAGTCCGGGGGCACCGCCGATGTCATAGCCAAGATCGAGACCCGCCAGGCCCTGGAGGACCTGGACAACATCCTGAAGGTGGCTGACGGCCTGATGGTGGCCCGGGGCGACCTGGGGGTGGAGCTAGAGCCTGAAGAGGTGCCCCTGGCACAGAAGGAGATCATCGCCCGGTGTAATGCCAGGGGAAAGCCAGTCATAACAGCCACCCAGATGCTGGAGTCCATGGTGGCCAAGACCCGCCCCACCCGGGCGGAGGCCAGCGATGTGGCCAACGCCATCCTGGATGGAACCGACGCGGTGATGCTCTCCGCGGAGACCGCCGTAGGGGAGCACCCTGTGGAGGCCTGCGCCATGATGGCCCGCATTGCTGCCAGGGCCGAGTCTGCCTTGAGGCACGAGGACATCCTTCACTACCTAAGGCGGGAGACGAGGCTCGCCTCGGTCACCGAGGCCATCAGCTACGCCACCTGTGCCATGGCGGCGGACCTGGGGGCCAAGGCCATCATAACTGCCACGACCTCAGGGCATACTGCCCGCATGGTTGCGAAGTACCGTCCCGTCGCCCCGGTGGTGGGAGCCACCCCTGACGAGACAGTACTGAGGAAACTCCTGCTGGTCTGGGGTGTCAAGCCCCTCCAGGTAGGCCGGGTGGCGGGCACGGACCAGATGATACAAGACGCAATAGGGGCCGCCCTCAAGGCGAAAACCATAAACCAGGGAGACCTTGTGGTCTTGAGCGCGGGTATCCCCGTGGGGGTGCCGGGGACCACGAATATGATAAAGGTTCACACCGTCGGGGATGTGCTTCTAAGGGGCACAGGGATAGGGTTGTCCTCAGCCTCGGGCATGGCCCGCCTGGCGAAGCGGGTTGAGGATGCCTGCGCCCTGGTGCCGGGGGAGGTGCTGGTGGCCACTGGCACTGACCGGGAGTACACCCCCTACATGGAGAAGGCCTCAGCCATCATCACGGAGGAAGCCGGGCTTACCTCCCATGCCGCCATAGTAGGCCTCAGCCTGGGCATCCCCGTAGTGGTGGGGGCCAGGGGGGCCATGAGCCTCCTCCATGACGGGATGGAGGTGACGGTGGATGCCTCGGCGGGACTAGTCTACCGGGGGAAGGCCACCGTACTCTGA
- a CDS encoding glutamate decarboxylase: MWTVVYIAPNNSIAEMLRDVLAREGLLVMLRPAGIPHFGVSCNVEILVPKGEAEEAHELVLGILREV; this comes from the coding sequence ATGTGGACTGTGGTTTACATAGCGCCGAACAACTCCATCGCCGAAATGCTCAGGGATGTGCTGGCGAGGGAAGGACTCCTGGTGATGCTGAGGCCTGCCGGCATCCCCCATTTCGGTGTCTCCTGTAATGTGGAGATACTGGTACCGAAGGGTGAGGCTGAGGAAGCACACGAACTCGTGCTGGGCATCCTGAGGGAGGTATAG